In Nitrospira defluvii, the genomic stretch GCTCTTGCTCTCCGACAGGATAGCGGGGCGGCATGGGGGTGAACTCTGCCACGTCCTCGATCCGGGTCGGAATTTTGATCTCCCTCCCCGGCTGCGCATGCCGACGATCGATCCGGTTGAATCGCGCCACGTCGATCCACCGCCGACCGAATAACCTCTCGAGCGTCTCTCCCCGCTGAAGCCGTCGGCATTGCCAGGCAATACGCTCATCGCTCGGGTGATGGACGGCACAGGGAGAACGGGCTTCGATGACCCGCCTTGGCACAAGCTCTTCCCCCCGCAAGATGCCGGACGCGAACAGGATGAGGATGAGCACGACCCACTGCACTAAACGCGCGTAACAGGTCCCAGTATGTCCAGACATACAACTACGACCAGTATTCCGAAGCCTTCATGTACCCGTGCAAGAGGTCCCGTCTTGCCACCAGACCGACGAGTTTCTTCTCCCGCACCACCGGCAGGCGGGTCACATACCGATCCTGAAACAGGTTGGCGACCTCGTCGAGCAGCATCTCCTCCCGCGCCGTGAGCGGTGCCGTCGTCATGATTTCCGACGCGAACACCTTGCGCAAATCCCGCCCGTCGATCATAGCTTGCAGCAGATCGTACTCGGTCACGAGCCCGAGGAGCGTGCCGTCGTCGCCGACCACAGGCAATCCGCCGAAATTCTGTTTGGTCATGAGGCGGCCGATGGTCAGCGCATCGGTTCTCGGTGTGCAGGTAAACACCGCATCCTGCATCAGTTGCCCCACCGTCAGCGTTTTTGGGTCACAGGCCTGAGTCAACAAATCTATTCGGCGCATACATCATCCCCTCTCGCATCGGGCAGCCGTTCAAACAGCGGGCTTAGCGACGCCGCTTCACGGCAGAACGGAGTGCTACCCGCAGCACATCGCGACGCGTGACGACGCCCAGGAATCGGTTCGCCTCATTCACCACCGGAGCTGAGAGCAGGTCACTCTCCGTCAGCACATGCACGAGCGTCGGCAGCGTGGTCTCCGGCCTCACCGAATAGGGGTTGGCGCTCATCAGCTCATCCGCCTGCTGCGCCTTCCACGCGCGACCTGCATCGAGGGCAGACAACAGATCATGCTCGCTGACGATCCCGACGAGTCTCCTGGCCTTATCCACCACCGGAACCGCGCAGCCCTCCTTCACCAGCAACGCCGCCACCTTGTCGCCCTTCATCTCGACTCGCGCGGGCTTCGCGCGCGTATTCACGATGTCCTTCACCGTCATCTGCTCAAACCCTGTGCCGGGGCCCCTCTGGCCAGTCGCTCGTTTCGCCGGAACCTTCCCTGTCCTCGCCATGCATCCTCCTCGGCCGTCTTCTTCGTTCCTACTACGACTCCGGTCCTACGTCAGCAGGCAGCGGGGGACTGCGATCCTCCGCCCAACGCACATGCTGCGTGGTGATATGCCCGTGCCGGACCTTCACGTTCTTCACGGTTTGCGTCACGCCTCCGAGCGTCGCCGCCACCTCATACACTCCGTCAGGCAGGTCAATGAACAACCAGGGTCCCGTGATCTGCTCCCGGGGAATGGTCAACAGCGCCGCACCCTTGGCATGACGCAGGGTCACTCCTACACCGGTCACGAAGGGTTTCCCTCCCGCGGTGAAGACCAACTTCAACCCGAACGGCGGATAGGCGGCCGCGCGCTCAACCTGGCCGATGCCGGCGCTGAAGTAGCGAATCTTTCCGCTCTGAAACAGTGGAATGATCTCCTTTTGCGATCCGGTATCGGCGGAAAACTCCAGCTCGATCCCATCTCCAGTCGGCAGCACCCGTGCCACCACCGTCTCTGCATCGGCACTCGACCCGAATAGTGACAAGACCACCCCGAGGATCCCGCCCATCAACACGACGCGATCACGTCCTCTCATGTGAACACCCTCCTGCCGTCCCTCCACGCAATGGTGATGCCTAAGTACCGCCGGATGCCGCCGCTCACGGTGGCGCGGAATCCGCCTTCCCTACCTCTCACTCTCGCGGCCGATCAGAGGCCACTGAGGCCAATTACCCCAACAAGACACCCAAGACTGCTGCAAAACGCCGCAATGCCGTGGCCCCGCACCCTGGCCGCCGGCGCGAAGGGTTCGGCACTACCTGAAAATAGGAGGCCGGAACCCACGCCGCTCCAGGCACATCCGATGCAGACCCTATTCCAGGATAGACCAAGACCGATCGCAGGGGAGAACGACACATGAAGATGCTGATTGCCGTGGACGGGTCAGAATTCGCCGAATGGAGCGTACAGATGTTGGAGGCCATCGCCGGCCGACCACCAGACAGCGTCACGCTGCTGCACGTGGTGGACAGTGCTTCGCTCAAATCCTCCGCCCGCAAACATGCGACCTTGTCCAAGCAGGCCATCGCCGCCATGACGAAGGCGGGCGATCTGATTCTGCGGCGCTTCGAAGGGTTGGCAAAGCTCGCGCTGAAGCAGGCAACGACCAAGCCCCGCACCAACATCGAGACGGTCCTCGCGCACGGCCGCGTGGCGGACACCATTACGAAGGTGGCCAAACAGAAGAAAGCCGACTTGCTCGTCGTTGGCTCTCGCGGCCTCAGTGATGCGGAACACTATCTGCTCGGCAGTGTGTCACGCAAAGTCAGCGCGTTGGCTCCCTGCCCGGTACTCGTCGTCAAGCGTCCGCTGACGGCCCTTGCCCACGTCCTGTTCGCGGCCGATACGTCCAAACATTCCCAAGGGGCCTGCAGTTTTCTGTGCAAACGGTTCCTCCCGGACTCGGCTCATGTCACGGTGCTCTCCGTCGTCGAGCCCGCCGTCACGGAACTCGCGACCAAGTACCTCTCACGAGAGCAGGTCGAACAGATTTCCGCGCCGAAACGTCTGGCGGCAGAGCAGATGGTGGAGAAGCTCCGGGCCCGTTTCCTTGCCGACAACTATGCGGTGACCACCAAGGTGCAGCTCGACCATGTGACCGACGCGCTCCTCCGGCAGGCCGCCCCACGCGACATCGATCTCCTGGTGGCCGGCTCGCGCGGCCTGACCGGGTCCGAGCGGCTGCAGTTGGGAAGTGTCTCGGAGACCTTGCTGAAGTACGCGTCCTGCTCGGTGCTCATTGTGCGAGGATGGCGTGCCTGAACTGTCTGCCCTCGAGATCTGCCGCCTGGCGCCCAGCCAAGTGTATCGCGCCCTCACCACAAGCCCTCAGGGGCTGTCGGCGGACGACGTGCGACGCCGGACCATCCGGGACGGCCCGAACAGCCTGCAGGCCCTGCGCCGCACCCCGCTGATCAGCCGGTTTGCACGTCAATTCACACACTTTCTGGCGCTCCTCCTCTGGGTGGCGGCAGGCTTGGCCTTTCTCGCCGACGCGCTGCATGAAGGCCAAGGCATGGCCACGCTCGGCTGGGCGATTCTCGGGGTTATTCTCATCAATGCGGTGTTTGCCTTTCTCCAGGAGTACAAGGCCGAACGCGCCGTTCAAGCCTTGCGCAACCTGTTGCCGGCCAAAGCCTGGGTGATGCGCGACGGCCAGCAACAACAGATCGCCCGGAGCGAACTCGTGCCGGGGGATGTGCTCATCCTGGAAGAAGGCGAGCAGGTGCCTGCCGATGCCAGACTGACAGAGGCCGTGGGCATGCGCGTCGATAATTCCTCGCTCACGGGCGAATCGAAACCCCAACGGCGGATCGCCGAGCCCATCACCGACGGCCATCCGCTCGACATCCCCAATCTGGTCTTCGCCGGCACCACGGTCTTATCCGGACATGGTCAGGGGGTGGTGTTCGCCACCGGACTTAAGACCGAATTCGGAAAAATTGCGCGCCTGACCACTACCGTCCAGACGGGCTTGAGTCCGCTGCAGCAGGAAATCGTGAAAGTGACCCACGTGGTCGCCGGACTCTCCCTGGTCATGGGGTTGATCTTTTTTACCATCGGCGTCGGAATGGGATTGGGCTTCTGGACGAGTGCGATTTTCGGCATCGGCATCATCGTGGCCAACGTACCCGAGGGCTTGCTCCCGACGGTCACCCTCGCCCTCGCCATGGGCAGCCAGCGCATGGCGGCGCGCAAAGCACTCATCAAACACCTCGCCTCCGTCGAAACCCTGGGCTGCACCACCGTCATCTGCACCGACAAGACGGGCACGCTGACGGAAAACCGTATGCGGGTGGACAAACTCTACGTCGACGACCTGGTTGTGGAATCCCGGGAAAGCTGCTTGTTTACCAGGAACCGGCTTATCAGTGCCGCCGAGGCCGAACGCTGGCGGCCGCTCTTCGATGCCATGGTGCACTGCAACAACGCGAAGCGCACACGCCGACCGGACGGCCGCAGCCAGGCCACCGGTGATCCCACCGAAACCGCACTACTGGAGTTTGCCGCCGACCATGGACTCCTCCACCGTCCGCCATTGCGGCGTATGGGCGAACTGCCCTTCGATGCGGATCGCAAACGCATGACCACCCTCCACTGGGGCGAGGGGCGCCTCCTCGCCTTCACGAAAGGGGCGCCGGAATCGGTGCTCCCCCTGTGCACCAGGCAACAGAGCTCATCGGCGGTTACGGAACTCACCTTGGACGAACGGAAGAAGGTCCTGGCCCAGGGACAAGTCTTCGCGCAACAGGCCTATCGAGTGCTGGCCCTGGCCATGCGTGAGGTGGAACGGGGCGTAGAGGAGCTGGACGCCGACACTGTCGAACATGGGCTGACCTTTCTCGGACTGGTGGCCATGATGGACCCTCCACACCGCGAGGTGCCTGACGCCATCACCACATGCCGGCGGGCCGGGATTCGGGTCATCATGATTACGGGCGACCACCCCCTGACGGCCCTGGCGATCGCACGAAAGATCGGTCTGGCGCAGGAATCGGTCGTGACGGCGCCGGGCCGTTTCGTGCCGGTCATCGAAGGCTCGCAGATCGACACCTTCAGCGACGACCAACTCCGCCGCCTGCTCACCCCGACGTCACCGGGAGAACCTGATCCCATCTTCGCCCGCATGGCGCCCCGACACAAAATGCGCATCGTGTCGGTGCTCAAAGGGATGCGCGAAGTCGTGGCCGTCACCGGCGATGGCGTGAACGATGCCCCGGCGCTGAAGACGGCGGACATCGGGATCGCCATGGGCGTGGCCGGGACGGATGTGGCCAAGGAAACGGCGTCGATGATCCTGCTGGACGACAATTTCGCCACGATCGTCAGTGCGATCGAGGAAGGGCGCGCCGTCTTCACGAACATCCGTAAATTCATCACCTACGTGCTCGCGAGCAACGTGCCGGAAGTCATGCCCTACCTGGCATTCGGCCTCTCGTCGGCGCCGTTGGCACTGACCGTGCCGCAAATTCTCGCCGTGGATCTGGGTACCGACATGGTTCCGGCATTAGCCCTTGCAGCGGAGCCTCCGCACGGCAACATCATGGATGAGCCTCCCCGACCACGAACAGAGCGGCTGCTCAACCGTGAGGTGCTGGTGAGGGCCTATGGCTTCCTCGGATTGATCGAAACGGCCATTGCCATGGGAGGATTTTTTCTGTATCTGCATAGCCAGGGTTGGACGTGGGGGACCCCACTCGACTGGAACGCGCCGCTATATAAGGAGGCCACGACCGTGACCTTTGCCGGAATTGTCGCCGCACAAGCGGCCAACGTGTTTGCCTGCCGATCCGACCGGACTTCCGCGTTCCGCCTCGGCTGGTTCAGCAATCCGTTGATCGTGGTCGGCATCGTCGTGGAGAGCACCCTCCTGTTGATCTTGACGTACAGCCCGGTGGGGCACTGGGTCCTGGGCACCGCGTCCCTCCCGGCCTGGATCTTCATCCCTCTGATTGTGGGCGCCATCGGACTGCTGCTCGCCGACGAACTCCACAAGCTCGTCGGCGGACGGCTGAAAGCCAGACAGCCGGTGCCGGCGAAGTGAGGGCGAACAGGGGCATTCGAGGTGATCGTACCTATGCCTGAAAGACCACCGGTATCAGACAAACCATGCCTCAGCGAAACGTGTGCTGAAGAAAAGGAGCGCGTATGACGACCGCATCGGGCCAGCATGTCAGCGACTATATGCACCGCCAATTGGAAGTGGTCCCACAAGACACCTCCGTCGTGACCGTCGCCGCCAGAATGAAAACCCGCAGTATCGGGTCGGTCCTAGTGGAATCCTTCGACCGCCCGCATAACGATTGCCGCATCGCGGGCATTGTCACCGAGACCGACCTGGTTTCGAAGGTCCTGGCGCAGGGCAAGGTTCCCTCCAGAACCAGCATGGCGGACATTATGAGCAGCCCGCTCATTACCATCGCACCGGATCGTCCGATGGTCGATGCCAGCCATCTGATGCAAACCAAGAACGTGCGCCACCTGGTGGTGACCGAGGGAACGGACGTCCTCGGCGTGATCTCGGTCCGCGACCTCGTGCGGCACTTCGTCGATGCCGACGGCGGGCCGGTGCAAGCGCTGTCGAATGTGTACCGTCCGTTGAGCGTCCTCATGAAAACCGCCATTGAAACCATCGGCAGCGAGGAAACCGCGCTGGCCGCAGCCCAACGCATGAGCGAGAAACACATCGGTGCGCTCTTTGTGATCGAGGCCGATGAACTGGTGGGGATCATCACCGAAGGCGATCTGGTGCGAAAGCTCCTCGCCTATCAACTCGATCCGGAGGCGATGCGGGTGGGCGCCCTCATGAACTCGCCGTTGCTCGACATCGACATCAACCGCACAATCCGAGACGCCAGCGAGCGGATGGCGGCGAAGCGAATCCGGCATCTGGCCGTCACGGAGCATGAGAAAGTCGTCGGCGTTCTCTCAATCCGGGATCTGGTCAAGATGGTCGCCATTCGGGACCGCCCGGATTTTCTAAAACGCGGTTCGGCCTGAGCGGAGCCGCGTCGGCCGCCGGCATTCATCAACCATTCATCTGCGCTTCATAGGATCTTCATGTTGCGATCCTATTCTGACCGGATCGTGTGCCCTGTCGGGACACCCCTGCGTCTGTCGTCATACACATGGCCGCTGAACTCTCACGCCGCATTCTCACCCTGTGTCTCTCGATCGCCCTCCTGCAGGGCTGCGCCGGAGGGCTCCATGTCCGGGCGGCGGACGACGACGAGGACGAGATTACCGAGAGTCACTGCGTCCCCACGACGAGTCCACCCACACAAGTCGTCGGCCTTCCGCCCATCGGTACCACTTACCGAATCGACAACCCCTCGCCGACCGCCTCTCCCACCCCGATCGAGTCTCTGCGGTTCTCGCCGCGAGCCAGGGAAATTGCCGCAATCATCGGCGTGCACCATCTCTTGGCTGAATTTCAGTTGCTCGAAGGAGATCTGGCGCGCGGGTGGGACGGCGCCTCATTGCGCTCCCTGGCCATCCGTCAGGAATTGTCCGACCGTCTGCTCCTGGCCCTCGTCGAGGCCAACAGTATTGCCGCCGAGCTGGAGTGCGAGAAGGCGCGGGCAGAGGACCTGGCCTCTCAGCTGGAGGAGATCCGCAACGATGTCCAACAGGGGCGCACGGTCATGGCGATTCTGGCCGACTCCATTTCGGGCGTCTTCGCCGGCACCTTTTTGCTCCTGGGATCGGAGATTCTGTCCGGCTTGATTGATCTCTCGGGCAGCGTGGCGGCGTTGGGATTCGGGGTGGCCGCATTAGGCGGAGACCAAGCTTATGAGTTCAAGCATGGGCGCAACCTCATGGCCGATGTGTGGCACAACGATCAGTCTCGCCGGCAATTTCCTCAGCCAGTCTGGCGCTATCTGAACAGTCCCATCCGCCCCAACGGCAAACGGAGCCGCCGAGACCACATCATCGGCAACTGGCGGCCCCGCCTCGGGAAGCCAGGGTCAAAGGGAGAGCAGCGGTTGGTGGAGCTCTATTTCGGCAGGGGCGGCATCTACCGCATCAACGAACTCCGGCATCGCAGCGAGATGCTGGGCCTGCTCAAGACGCAGGTCAATCTGATGACCCAGGACCTGACTCTGCTCTTCCTCGAAACCCTGCATCATCTGCCGTCCCATCCCGAAGATCCCGTCTGACCGCACCACGCCAGTCTCGACGTTTTGATTGCGCCCACCCGCCACGAACGGTAGACTCGCTCCATACGTGATG encodes the following:
- a CDS encoding CBS domain-containing protein, with amino-acid sequence MTTASGQHVSDYMHRQLEVVPQDTSVVTVAARMKTRSIGSVLVESFDRPHNDCRIAGIVTETDLVSKVLAQGKVPSRTSMADIMSSPLITIAPDRPMVDASHLMQTKNVRHLVVTEGTDVLGVISVRDLVRHFVDADGGPVQALSNVYRPLSVLMKTAIETIGSEETALAAAQRMSEKHIGALFVIEADELVGIITEGDLVRKLLAYQLDPEAMRVGALMNSPLLDIDINRTIRDASERMAAKRIRHLAVTEHEKVVGVLSIRDLVKMVAIRDRPDFLKRGSA
- a CDS encoding CBS domain-containing protein, translating into MARTGKVPAKRATGQRGPGTGFEQMTVKDIVNTRAKPARVEMKGDKVAALLVKEGCAVPVVDKARRLVGIVSEHDLLSALDAGRAWKAQQADELMSANPYSVRPETTLPTLVHVLTESDLLSAPVVNEANRFLGVVTRRDVLRVALRSAVKRRR
- a CDS encoding universal stress protein; the encoded protein is MKMLIAVDGSEFAEWSVQMLEAIAGRPPDSVTLLHVVDSASLKSSARKHATLSKQAIAAMTKAGDLILRRFEGLAKLALKQATTKPRTNIETVLAHGRVADTITKVAKQKKADLLVVGSRGLSDAEHYLLGSVSRKVSALAPCPVLVVKRPLTALAHVLFAADTSKHSQGACSFLCKRFLPDSAHVTVLSVVEPAVTELATKYLSREQVEQISAPKRLAAEQMVEKLRARFLADNYAVTTKVQLDHVTDALLRQAAPRDIDLLVAGSRGLTGSERLQLGSVSETLLKYASCSVLIVRGWRA
- a CDS encoding CBS domain-containing protein gives rise to the protein MRRIDLLTQACDPKTLTVGQLMQDAVFTCTPRTDALTIGRLMTKQNFGGLPVVGDDGTLLGLVTEYDLLQAMIDGRDLRKVFASEIMTTAPLTAREEMLLDEVANLFQDRYVTRLPVVREKKLVGLVARRDLLHGYMKASEYWS
- a CDS encoding cation-translocating P-type ATPase, producing the protein MPELSALEICRLAPSQVYRALTTSPQGLSADDVRRRTIRDGPNSLQALRRTPLISRFARQFTHFLALLLWVAAGLAFLADALHEGQGMATLGWAILGVILINAVFAFLQEYKAERAVQALRNLLPAKAWVMRDGQQQQIARSELVPGDVLILEEGEQVPADARLTEAVGMRVDNSSLTGESKPQRRIAEPITDGHPLDIPNLVFAGTTVLSGHGQGVVFATGLKTEFGKIARLTTTVQTGLSPLQQEIVKVTHVVAGLSLVMGLIFFTIGVGMGLGFWTSAIFGIGIIVANVPEGLLPTVTLALAMGSQRMAARKALIKHLASVETLGCTTVICTDKTGTLTENRMRVDKLYVDDLVVESRESCLFTRNRLISAAEAERWRPLFDAMVHCNNAKRTRRPDGRSQATGDPTETALLEFAADHGLLHRPPLRRMGELPFDADRKRMTTLHWGEGRLLAFTKGAPESVLPLCTRQQSSSAVTELTLDERKKVLAQGQVFAQQAYRVLALAMREVERGVEELDADTVEHGLTFLGLVAMMDPPHREVPDAITTCRRAGIRVIMITGDHPLTALAIARKIGLAQESVVTAPGRFVPVIEGSQIDTFSDDQLRRLLTPTSPGEPDPIFARMAPRHKMRIVSVLKGMREVVAVTGDGVNDAPALKTADIGIAMGVAGTDVAKETASMILLDDNFATIVSAIEEGRAVFTNIRKFITYVLASNVPEVMPYLAFGLSSAPLALTVPQILAVDLGTDMVPALALAAEPPHGNIMDEPPRPRTERLLNREVLVRAYGFLGLIETAIAMGGFFLYLHSQGWTWGTPLDWNAPLYKEATTVTFAGIVAAQAANVFACRSDRTSAFRLGWFSNPLIVVGIVVESTLLLILTYSPVGHWVLGTASLPAWIFIPLIVGAIGLLLADELHKLVGGRLKARQPVPAK